The following nucleotide sequence is from bacterium HR34.
TATTAGAGCAGTTAGTATATATGTTTGGTGTAAATTTTTCTGCATATGATGTAGATATAGAATTACATTACCTAAGTAAAAATCTTAATAAAAAATATAAAAACAGAAATGTAGTTGATATTGGTTGTGGAGATGGGTCAGTAAGTTTGAAATTGAAATCTATTTTAAAACCAAAATCTTTTATTGGAGTTGATGTTTATGAAACATTAGTTGAATCTGCAAAGAAGAAGGGAATAAATGCTAGAGTATTAGATGTAGAAAAACAAGATATTTCAGGAGATTTAGGAATTATGTGGGGAGTGTTACATCACTTAAATGATCCAATAGGAACATTAAAAAAATTAAAAAATAATTTTAACAATTTAATTATTAGAGAATGTATTGATGAGAATCGTATACTTGAGGCTGGTCATAAATTAAACAAAGTTAAATTAATGGAAATATTAGAAAAAGCAGGTGTTGAGATAATAAAAGTAGTTGAAGTTAAGGAAAATAAATCTTTGATAATTATAGCGAGGTAAAATATTCTTCAGGTATTTTTTAACTAGTTGATAACCGCAAAGATTTTACTATTCCAAAAATTTCTCATATAATTATTTATTAATCTTATTTTTATGTCAGAAATTGAAATAACTCTAAAAATAATTTTAGCTTTGGTATTTGGTGGTGTTTTAGGACTTGAAAGGGAAATTAGAAAAAAGCAGGCGGGATTAAGAACGTATTCTTTGGTGTGTGTTGCTGCGTGTTTGTTGGCTATTATTTCTTTGTCTTTGGCAGGGCAGTATGAGTCAGATCCAATAAGAGTTTTGGAGGCAGTTGTAACAGGTATAGGCTTTGTAGGCGCTGGTGTTATAATTTTTAAGCAGGATAAGGTTGAAGGCGTCACAACTGCGGCAGGTTTGCTAACAGTGTCTGGAATTGGCTTGGCTGTTGGTTTTGGGTTTTATTATTTGGCTTCGTTGGTTGTTATAACAACTTTAATAATTTTTTATATTTTCAAGAAACTTGAAAATAAGATATTGCACCGTCCTGAAGAAGATTAAAAAACAAAAACATAAAATATGAAATTGGTTAATTATATAAGCGGGTATATTTTATTAATAGTTGGAGTTTTAATAATAGGTTTTGTTTTATACGATGCTTTTTTAGTTTTTAAAGGCACTAAAGAAATAACAAGTTTTGTTCATTTTGAAAATCAAGTAGTTGAAACAGAGCTTCCTCAAATAGACATAAAAAACTTCGATCCAAATCAGTTAGGATCTATTTTACAGAATATATCACAAAACCAGATAAGCAAAATTATACCAAAAGAAGCAATAGAAAAAGTTATAGATTCAGTATTATATTCTGCTATTGCGTTTGTTTTAATTTATGGAGGGTCTAAAATATCTGGCATAGGAATATCACTAATAAAGTCAAACAACAAAAATGAGTAATTTTTTAAGAGCGTTTTTTGTTTTTATAGGAACTGTTATAGGCGTTGGAGTTTTTGCTCTTCCCTATATTTCAATGCAGACAGGATTTTCATTACTTGTTTTTTATCTTTTTGTTTTGGGATATATAGTTTTTGTTATTCACAAAACATTCGGCGAGGTGGCTTTGGGGACAGAAGGTTTTTTAAGATTGCCAGGCTATGTAAAACTTTATCTTGGTGGTAAGATATCAAAACTTTACTCTGCAACAGTGCCTTTTAATTTTGCAGGAGTTTTGGTTTTGTATATTATAATTGGGGGAAATTTTTTATATGGTTTTTTGTCCCCCTATTTTGGAGGCAGCGCCTTTCTTTACTCTATAATATTTTTTGTAATTGGGAGTGTGTTTGTTTTTTTTGGAATTAAAAGCATTTCTTTAGCCGACCTTCTTTTTATAGTTTTTTTGATAGTGGTAACGACACTCCTTTTATTAAAAGGTTTGCCTTATTTTGATATTTCTAATTTTGCATATCTTAACCCTGAGAAGTTTGTTGTCCCCTATGGTGCTGTTTTGTTTTCTTTGTGGGGGTTGTCTATAGTGCCAGAGTTGGAAGATATTTTGGGCAGAGATTCAAAAAAGATAACAAAAGTTATAAAATACGGGCTTTTATTCTCAATTTTTTATTATATTTTTTTTACAGCGGTTGTGTTTGGAATATCAGGAGAAAAAACAACGCAAGACGCTTTTTCAGGACTATTTGCTGTAATGGGAGATGGTTTTTTGAGAATCAGCCTATTACTCGGTTTTTTTAATTGTTTTACTTCTTTTTTGGCAATAGGATTAACTTTCAAAAAAGTTTTTTGGTATGATTTTAAGTTGAACAAACACGTATCGTTTTTAATTTCAATGGGCCTGCCCTTAGTAATATTTCTTTTGGGCATAAGAGAATTTGTTAACACGCTTTCAATAATCGGCGCTTTGTTTTTGGGAATAGACAGCATTTTTGTAATCTGGATTTACAAAAGATTTTGCCAAAAAGAAGGCAAAAAGTTCCCCGTTTACTTTTACCCCTTACCATCTCTATTTATTTTAGGAGTTGCTTTAACCTTAATTTATATTCATTAAAATTATGGAATATATTTTTGATTTTCACATTCACAGTAAATTTGCAAGAGCAACATCAAAAAATATGGTTTTACCAGAACTTGATATTTGGGCAAATAAAAAAGGGATAAAGGTTTTGGGGACAGGCGATTTTACTCACCCTGTCTGGTTTTCTCACTTAAAAGAAAATTTACAAGAAGCAGAACAAGGCTTGTATAAAGTTAAAAACTCGAATACAGGAGTTTTGTTTATGTTAACTAGCGAGGTTAGTTGTATTTATTCTCAAGGTGGTAAAGTGAGAAGGGTACATCTTTTAATTTTTGCTCCTTCTTTTGAGGTTGCTGAAAAAATAAACAAAGAACTTTCAAAAACCGGAAATCTTGCGAGTGATGGCAGGCCAATTTTAGGGATATCGGCAAAAAATTTAGCAAAAATAGTTTTTAACGCCTCAAAAGATTGTCTTGTTGTTTGTGCGCATGCTTGGACGCCATGGTTTTCTGTTTTTGGTTCTAAATCAGGTTTTGATTCTTTGCAAGAATGCTTTGAAGAAATGACCCCTTACATTTACGCCATTGAAACAGGTTTGTCTAGCGATCCTGAAATGAACTGGCGAATTCCAGAATTAGATAATGTTGCCATAATAAGTTCTTCTGATGCTCATTCCCCTCAAAAAATAGGAAGAGAGGCAACTGTTTTTAATTTGGAAAAAGTTGATTACTATGAAATTATAAATTCCATCAAACAAAGAAAAAACATTGCCTATACTATTGAGTTTTTCCCAGAAGAAGGGAAATATCATTATGATGGCCACAGATTATGTGGCATTAAATTAACTCCAGAGCGAACAAAAAAATTTAACGGTATTTGTCCGAAGTGCAAAAAACCATTAACAGTTGGAGTTATGTATAGAGTAGAGGAGTTGGCAAAAAGGCCGCAAGGATTTAAACCAGAGGGCGCGCCACCTTTCAAAAAAATTATTCCTTTGCAAGAGATAATAGCCGATGTTATGAATTTACCAACGACATCAAAAAAAGTTTTGCAAGAGTATGAAAATTTGATTAAAAATGTTGGCCCAGAATTTTATATTTTACTAAAATCAGACATCAAAGATTTACAAAAAGTTACAATGCCTGAAATCGCAAAGGGAATAGAGATGGTTAGGGAAGGAAAAGTTTTTATCGACCCCGGATATGATGGTGTTTTTGGAAAAATTAAAATAGAATTGCCAAAAGAAAAAGAAGTTAGCCAAAAATCACTATTTTAAATTTTATATCCAGACCAAGTTATTTTTTTATTCTCTTCATCTATGGTAAACTTTCCTTTTATAAACTTTTCAACAACCCAGATGTTGGTTTTTAAATGTTTTGTTATTTCTTGCACAGTAAACTCGCATTTTTGATGGCATAGAGTTACAAAAGGTATTATTTGATCGGCAGCAAATTTAGCTAAGCAGGCTTTTGATTTAATTTGTTTTTCAAAGTTTTCAAACACTTCTTCTGCCATTTGGTTATAATCTTTTTCAGGTGTGCTTATCGCTGAATACCCCAAAACTGTGTTTTCAAATTTTGCTATTGCTGATAAATGATAACCGCTTGTTTCAATAAAATAATAATTTAAATCTTTTTCTGTAATTTCTTTGTATTTTTTAAGTTTTTTGTTAGGGCTTGAAGTTGTTTTTCGGCAATTTTTTCTTTTTCCAGATTAATAGTTGCTTCTGATATTATTTTTACTTTTTCTATTTTCTTTCTTTTAATAAGAGTTATTAATTTTATGTCAGGTTGAAAAATAAAGTTTTGTTCTTTTGATGGTATTTTTAAAACTGGTTGAACATAAAGCTTACATCTTGCCATACCTTCTGGATTAAAACCTCTTTTTTCAATTTCAAATTCGGCAAAAATTCCAAGTTGTTTTAGCAAAGACAAAAAAACATATTTAAAATGATCTGCTGGTTGAGCAAAAAGGGTATCAGTTGCTCCGCCAATAAAGTGGATTGTTATTGGCTTTTAATAGAAAAGAGAAAGAAGCATTAAAGATTGCGCTATTAAATTGACGCTTGAAGCATTTGATAGACCTATTTTTATTAAATTTTTAAAATTTTTATTTGGAGTAAATAAAATTTCCTCTGAAAATAGTTTGTCACCAAGGTGTTGGCGTCGAGAATTTTTTTAAATCTTTTATTTCCTCTACAACAGCCAAATACTGGTACATCATCCCGTTTATCTCCCCTTTCTTATATTAAAAATATGGTACCCTTTCCTTTTAAAACGGATACTGCAAGAGTCGTCATTAAAATTTGCCTGTCTTCTTCTAAATAGGAACCATCTATTTCTATTGTTTCCATACGCTACTTGATTTTTTTTTTAAAAGTATTAATTTATTATCTTGAATTTACAATTTTATAAAATTATACCAAGTTTATGAACATTATTGAAATAATAGGCATTTTAATTTTTTCAGTAGGCTACGCTTTTATAACATTAGAGCACAAAACAAAAATAAATAAATCAGCCTTTGCCTTACTTACTGGGGGATTGTTGTGGATCATTGTTGCTTTGGCGGGTTACGAAGGAATAGAAGAGACATTGATAGAAACAGGATCTGAAATTTTAGGGTTAGTTGTTTTTTTGTTCGCTTCCATGGCTTTGATAGAAATTTTAATAGATTATAACTTTTTTGACTATGTAAGGTATAAACTTTTCTCTTTAAATTTTGATGAAAGGAAACAATTTTTAATGATAATGGCGATAACTTTTGCTTTATCTGCTGTTATAAATAATCTTACAGTAGTAATAGTAATGGGGACAATAGCAACCAGGTTTTTTAGAAAAGAAAATATTTTACCTGTAATGGTAGGTATAGTTATAGCGGCTAATTCAGGCGGTGCATTTTTCCCAATAGGAGATGTTACTACAATGATGATGTGGTTTGAGGGAAAATTCACGGCTTTAGAAATAATAAAATATGGCTTTTTACCTTCTTTGGTAACTGCCTTAGTCCCAATAATTTTTTTATGGAGGAAAATAAAACCTGGGTTTTACGAAGTTCAATACGACATTTTAACTAAACTTTCCTTTCATACTAAAATAATAATTGCTTTAGTTTTCGCGTCTTTTGGGTTATCTTTGGTCATAAATATGATAGGTCTTCCTCCTTATTTAGGTTTAATCTTAGGATTAAGTATCGTTTGGATAGCTGTAGAGTACTTTAATACTCATGAAGAAGAACTTAAAACTCGAGTTGAAGAAGAGATATCAGCTGCTTTCAAAAGAACAGATATAATTTCAAGATTATTTTTTATAGGCGTTTTACTTGCGGTTTCAGCTTTAAATGTGATGGGAGTGTTGGAAGGTATATCTCGAGTTATTTATGGAGAGTCCCAAACATTTAATAGTATAGTTTTTGGTAATGTAATATTAGGGATTATATCGTCTATTTTGGATAATGTTCCGCTTACAGCAATAGCA
It contains:
- the rlmG gene encoding Ribosomal RNA large subunit methyltransferase G encodes the protein MNKLLEQLVYMFGVNFSAYDVDIELHYLSKNLNKKYKNRNVVDIGCGDGSVSLKLKSILKPKSFIGVDVYETLVESAKKKGINARVLDVEKQDISGDLGIMWGVLHHLNDPIGTLKKLKNNFNNLIIRECIDENRILEAGHKLNKVKLMEILEKAGVEIIKVVEVKENKSLIIIAR
- the rtcA gene encoding RNA 3'-terminal phosphate cyclase, which translates into the protein MAEEVFENFEKQIKSKACLAKFAADQIIPFVTLCHQKCEFTVQEITKHLKTNIWVVEKFIKGKFTIDEENKKITWSGYKI
- the nhaD gene encoding Na(+)/H(+) antiporter NhaD, which encodes MNIIEIIGILIFSVGYAFITLEHKTKINKSAFALLTGGLLWIIVALAGYEGIEETLIETGSEILGLVVFLFASMALIEILIDYNFFDYVRYKLFSLNFDERKQFLMIMAITFALSAVINNLTVVIVMGTIATRFFRKENILPVMVGIVIAANSGGAFFPIGDVTTMMMWFEGKFTALEIIKYGFLPSLVTALVPIIFLWRKIKPGFYEVQYDILTKLSFHTKIIIALVFASFGLSLVINMIGLPPYLGLILGLSIVWIAVEYFNTHEEELKTRVEEEISAAFKRTDIISRLFFIGVLLAVSALNVMGVLEGISRVIYGESQTFNSIVFGNVILGIISSILDNVPLTAIAMEILNTKDSLLWVLLSITVGTGGSLFVVGSAAGVVAMGMVKELTFFRYFKLAFAPALLGYLAGVGVWYLQYILIG